One Vanessa atalanta chromosome 15, ilVanAtal1.2, whole genome shotgun sequence genomic window, aataaaatgatggattctttcgcataatcgtctatttttgactttgacttgactagACTCAGCtgggccccttgaatccacggggccctgggctgaagcccaaaaagccatacggtagatccggccctggttTTGTGAATTGTATCTGAATATGACAAACAGTTATgcttatattaattacttatttacatatgtaatgCAATGTTTTATGGGCCGACGTGAAGTATCGTATTGACccgctgagcacaccgagctttttagATGCCATGGCAGCTATGGGAATATTCTTAAATCGTGAAGTATGATAAAGTGTGACTTTTAGccgttaacgcgcaaacttttCTTCTTGAGGTGGAATTGGACTTAGTTTAGCCGCCCCTAGTCCGAGACTTTGATTTTACAATGACTCAATTTCCGTCACAAGTTTATTCAGGTTTTCGTGAACGTTTCCCCGAGAAGTTTTAGCATTGCCGGTGTATAAGGTGTTActatttgcaacaagtcattgatatgcagaaaaATCTGAGTGGGTGATTTggcgaattaataataataattccggCAATCATACACATTAGGAAGACCCCTAATGCGTatgattgccggaaaagacgcttTCAAACCGGTGCCAACTGGAATTTAACCTCTGGCATCGAGGTATTACACCGCGAGGTTGTTGATGGTGACTTTCTTCGATCTCTCAGAGTTGAGATTTCTCATTCATCATGAAGATCAGATTTCTCCTTCGTAGTGTGGGCCAATGAATCGCCGTCCCTGTGCAGATTTGGAAAAGCAGGCTGACAAAAATTCCCTAAGACAaccttagcgagagaccagaaagcacgtgttcctgaagggattcgcaccagtctctcgcgaATTCTGCCAATGTGCTGTGCCTGCCtgatatctgggtctcggtatGAAAGATTCCGACTTCGCCGTCTCAATGTAGAAGTGAACAGCGTTCAATCAGGAGTTATGTTGCAAAAGTCCATAGCGAAGGTTGAAAAGGTTACCTTATGATAACTGTTCCGCTTGTCCTGAACAGTGACGAGGGCAAAATTAGCCCCCCCTCCGAGGATTCGGAGAACAGCCTAAGCATTCTTGTTCAGGtggtcctgagcatggatgctcAGAAAGGAATTCTCCAACGCATTTGCTGATTGTACCATCCTGGGATAATTAAACCAATTGAGAAAAAGATACTAAACATGTTACCAAATAGGAGCTTCCTGTGCCAAACCCATAACTTGGTTTATtaccttaaattataattactttgtttgctgaatttatgaatttgttaaataattattcaatgaaaattataacatatttcaataaCCGAATATTCAGTACTTAAACAAAGTTGTTCAGCTAGAGCTCTCTTCAGTCAGGAACTTTTAAAGAATGGTCTTACAATTAcattgaattatatgtaaaatggaGTTCGTATCTCTATCATCCATTTCCTCATATTATCGATCTCGGAGAGCATGGCCTGCTATTTTTGAATGCTTCGTAGGTAATattctatttcattaaaatcacgGGAATCGCAGTTTATTAGTAACTGAGTAAAAAATTGCAACTGTTTCGTTGGCTTCGAGATAGTCGCTCTTATTTTTCGTCCTATATACTtccgtatttattatatattcccattttcgtattaataaaactatttatactcTCTATCGTATCGGATTTCTGTCCTATTCATTCATACGCaaatagagagagagagaccgTGTTCGCCCACACGCTTATTAGCCCTCTACAATATAATATCCTGGAAAGTTGCCTGCGTTGAAAAAGGACACCTTGGCAGACCTTCGTTCAGGAAGACTTTCATGTTAATAACTGTCTCCAGCAGTGCGTGCAAGGCTCGCTGGAGGAGCTGGCCCCCGCCCCCGCGGGCCCCGCCGCGACGCCCGTTTGCGAGCACGTGCCGGCGCCGCGCGACGCCTCGCTCGCTACGCTTGAGCCCGCGCACGCACACGACGTGGTGAGTGTAACTACATACGAAATATTAAGATGTACCATCAGCTATAGTCCTAGCAGTAGATTCTAGAAGAGTTTTGTTAAACACGAAATATcaatatgtaatgttatttcTAACAAAACTGGCTAGGTTTATTTGGAACCtagaaatatagtataaaacaaaaaagtaaaaatataaagatatactcAAACGAGGTATCAAATCTTATTCGAGAAagatcttttttatttgtttaaaatacgcTACATtgaagtaagtttttttatgtaaaaatattattaccagGGATCCTCGCTCATAAGTCGCCACATGGAAATGATGAACACGACGGAAGTGGCTGATTCGGCCGAGTTCGTTCCGCTCATGTCCATCAAAGACGAGCCCACGTCTGAAGGAGGTATGACGTGAACttttaatatagaagcattactgAAACTACATCTTCCGTCAACattctaaattaattgtacTAGATCATCTGCCTGTacgcaatattatttattaatatggagGCTAAGGAAAAAGTTCCAGCGTCttcatataataaagttttctttgttaaattcaTCTTTAGAATGGTCTGAATTTGTGCCTGTTTCGTGCGATAGTTAATTTATTCAGACAAGATTTCGGAGTAGTTTTCAGACGGTCACATAGtggcatgtttttatttataaccttttACTAATACGTACTCGGTTAAGTCACAACTCTTTTGATCTTCATGTCAAGTACAGAAACAGGGACACATTTGAAATAGTCTCGCCTCCGGATACATATTCCGGTTACATCGGTACAGATGTTTGTCTTATTTCAACTTGCCGTCTCTTAATTCTTCTACTATTTTGTCCAGAAAATcgcgttttttaattttaaatctactagataaattaaagtttaagttcCGTAGGTTTCTCATTCACCTCTTTAACtcaaaggattttttatttatgttaataaatcatataaataaaaaattcttatCAAAATTCCAGAGCAGCATCAGTTAAGCAGCGACGACACGAGCGATTCCAACGGCCCCCCACAGGAGACGGGCAGTCGCGGGAGCCCGAAGAGCTGGACTCAGCGGGACATGGACCAGGCTTTGGAAGCGCTTCGGAAGCATCATATGAGTCTTACTAAGGTATATCCAAGTTGAAGTATGCTTTCCCTTGAAATTTCTAGAATATGTTCTGGATAGTTGTATCATGTTTTACAAATCTCAGTTTTGCAAATTGAGAATATAACATCTTTCTACGTTTCCAAAGTTGGTTGGGTATTGCAGATGATCAATTTGCCAGACCGCCAACAatgtgcaatttaaaaaaaaaagtaaacatagatacatattacattaaggtttagaagaatatttttctcttaatttgtacgattaataataattagatacagCTCTCAGTGTATGCTCTCAAATCGTTCAactttaaagaatataaataatgtaattgtgtGAAGCGTAAACAAGCACGCCAACACAGGTGAACCAGAGTCGAGGTGTACACACGTCCATCTTCCAGACTTTGGACTTTCCAAATTTGCGACAgaaaatgtattcttttatcACAACCTCGGGACCCGCGGTCTCGCTAAACGAACTCAGCCGTCACCGAATGCCCGCCAATCCAGGCGTCGTCGCGGTTCGGCATCCCGTCGACGACGCTGTGGCAGCGCGCGCACCGCCTCGGCATCGACACGCCCAAGAAGGACGGCGCCGCCAAGTCGTGGGGCGCCGCCGACCTGGCGCGCGCGCTGGCCGCGCTGCGCGCCGGCGCGCTCTCCGCCAACAAGGCCAGCAAGGCCTACGGTGAGCGCTTCGAAGCACACGTAATATACTGCTACGTGAGTAACATCCGCGTGCCTCTCGGCCCGCCCGGCACGTATGCCCAAGAGAAACGGGAGCCAGAcggactggcgccgtaacgcgtcaCGTAACGAAGCGGTCTACCCTCCCTCCTTTATTTTACAATGAGAATATCTTTGTATATGCATGTATCGGGCCGGTGAGCGAGCGAGGTGAGTGAGCGAGCGCGTGGTGTGTCGGCAGGCATCCCGAGCAGCACGCTGTACAAGATCGCGCGGCGCGAGGGCATCCGGCTGGCGGCGCCGTTCAACGCGGCGCCGACGGCGTGGCGGCGCGCCGACCTGTCGCGCGCGCTGGCCGCCATCCGCTGCGGCGCCGCGTCCGTGCAGCGCGCCGCCGCGCAGTTCGGCATCCCCACCGGTGCGCGCCGGGCGCCGCCGCGCTCAGAGACGTGCGCCGGTATTCGACGTGTTCGCGTGTCAAGTGTGTCGATCGGGTCGCCCCGGGTAACCGTCGAACGTCTCTGAGTGTGACGGGAGACCCACTTCCGACCGATTACCGTCCGACGTGATAGCGATTTCCTggatatttcaaaatgttatcTATCAATTAAAGAAAGCCAAATCGACGATACGTCGACAAACTTATTCCAAATGCAATGCATACGGATACTCGgcatacacaaatatatttagatatataatgtaatggCCACATTATGTACTTTCTCGTTTTACATCAAAATGAAAACATCGCACTCTCCAAACATAAAGCAATGAAACGTGTGCGTATTTTATTCTTGCCCTTATTTGGAGAAAGATCTGTGTCGCTTGATTAAGCAAATAACtagttttagatttatataattaggatagctaatgttataaatgaaaaGGTGAGTTTGTTTGTGAAGGAAAAAAAGACaaggaattttaaataaacgtttcaGAGTTATACAAAAGGGTATAGGTACCCAACACCTGCCCCCATTTCCACACATGCAGGCGAATCCATGGGCGAAAACTACTTACAAATAATTGATAAACAGTATATATTTACACGACCTTATttgataaatactttaaaatggtGATTTAAATGCATTCGAAAGAGCTTATTTGACTAAAATTTCGTTTTCAGGAACGTTATACGGCCGATGTAAAAGAGAGGGGATTGAATTGTCTCGCTCGAATCCTACGCCATGGTCCGAAGACGCCATGGAAGAGGCTTTAGAAGCGGTCAGGTATGACACGTTAATATACCTTGTGTACTTTTATAGTATTCAcactaaaaatttatattttcacaagaaaatatttactattgcaTTTCCTGAccgttcctctcggtagaaacAACTATTCTTGGCGCTTGACGAGGCAAAAGTCGGGTGTATTTTTTCAAACGTTTCCAAAAAGGAAGTTATGCTGTGAAATTGTTATCTTCTTGAACATTGAAGAAAATAACAGTTTGTGCTGAGAATAACGGGGATTATTAGTTTTACGTTTGATATTGAGATATCTGTGTACTTTGCGAACATGCGGTATAAGTTCCGCACATCATACCTTCTTCTATTTAAAGAGCAAAATCTTATACTTGttgaatgtatgtaatgtatcaaCAAGTTACTGAGCTGTTTCATTAAATTTctctaatatataatagttgcCAAAAGCTAAAAAAGTAACATTCCGGCCGCTACGCCTTCGCATAATTCGGTCGTGACGCAGCACTAATGCTAGTGTAAATCAAATTTGTCTTTTGGTACCTCTTGGTTCTTcaccttatattattttatcatcattatattcttgtttaactactaattacagtatatactaattataattacagagtCCTCAGGCATAGACCCCACTCATGTATAGCCTCGTGGCGTGCTAACCTTAGACATAGACGATTGTACTTCTACCGCCAAGGCCAATGTTGTCTGGACTCTGGATATCGAGAGATAAATGATCAAGATACTTAATGTCCCGACTTTGTCTAAATCATATATTCAATTGATACATTCGCTCTACCACAGTCGCTGTCTAGGCAAAACCTAGAATTTAATAGGAGTATCTTaacaaatatgacaaaattttgtaatgtttattaactCGTACCAAATGTCTGGTTGGGTGAAAGTGTTACTGATTCAGCGGATTGTTCGTATCCTGGGGGATCCGTTATACAGCAGAGgacttgtaatattttatagtaacacTTTCAGAGTGGGTCAGATGTCCATTAATCAAGCCGCAATCCATTTCAATCTCCCATATTCTTCACTGTACGGTCGTTTCAAGAGGTGCAAATATCAACCAGTACAGGTTAGTTATGAAGTTACTTATTTCTCTTatgattaattaagtatttttttgctTCTTAGGCGCATACTTAGGCACATTCAACACACATGAGacatttttgtgtttaattatcTCTTAAAAGTAGATTTTGTTCTATACATAATTATCTATTTCAATTAATAGTGGAAActgtagtttatttaaaaataaattgtattaatatttaatgtagcGATTTGATATTCAAATGTACAACTACGTAATGTAAGTAaagaaaaaatcataatttgatCATTCCAGGGTCAACCACCTCAACAGGAGCTTCCAAAACCCCCTGAATCCGAGAGCCAACCACAGGATATGTACTACCAACAactaacacacacacatacggAACCCGAAGCGCAGAATCCTTACATGAACGATATCGAATCCCATAGCCTTCAGCCCTTACACTATGGGCAGATGTACTATTCGCCGTGTCACGTCACCAGCTGAGAGTACAATCCCTCTGAAGAGGGACAATGACAAATGATATCATGAGACTATtgacattcaataataaatcattttaagaaattgtttaaGGCCAAAATACCATCTATTTTGTTGGTAGTTTTTTTGTAAAGgtactttatacaaaaaaacaaacaaagtttagtaaatatattaaactatttgtatgaataagtaatatttttcggTATTCATTATAATCAGtatctacatattataataatcggtATACAGCCGTGCCAACAATAGCATCATATACCCTATTAAATGCTATTctaaattagaaattaaatatttatttttattctaaaatgtcATTTAACTGTAAGAGTTATTTGTAAGTGGATTAACTATGTTGTGAGATAAAAACGTTTTGGACCGATTTATTAGTAACCTGTTAGGTATTTAGGAGTAGCTTTGTCAGCTTGacagtttttgtttaaaacttgtcaaaactataaaattattcgaaCGGATTAATAAGGTAAAAATAATGTCCATGGCTTATCTtgaggtttatttaaaaaagttcaaaattaaacttttgtttctttatatGAACTTTGGTATCATCatatttatgacataattttaaaattaataactcgtacataacattttacattaataccTACTTTGTAGAGAATTACCGTTATAATGTGATATGTTGTTATCAGGGTTagtgatttttatattgttttaaatatttccatataGCTTGTAAAGTAGTTTTAACGTAGACTGCTAGAAAAAACTATACTGCCATGATTTGTAATCTAACGAAAATGTTCtagtttttattatctgtatcttGAAAACTGTCATAAAcataattgttgaatttaaaattggaagatAGAGATACCAAGTACGTTTTCGATGTACTTATTGAGg contains:
- the LOC125069256 gene encoding uncharacterized protein LOC125069256 isoform X2; this encodes MPIVQFLRYFEEVESFLIGSQTLVEMPGTNTFQVKCEPLSDEEESTALFTKTYFNDHRSTLDYVPIKLETNPRVDENASSNLLHHLQCVQGSLEELAPAPAGPAATPVCEHVPAPRDASLATLEPAHAHDVGSSLISRHMEMMNTTEVADSAEFVPLMSIKDEPTSEGEQHQLSSDDTSDSNGPPQETGSRGSPKSWTQRDMDQALEALRKHHMSLTKASSRFGIPSTTLWQRAHRLGIDTPKKDGAAKSWGAADLARALAALRAGALSANKASKAYGIPSSTLYKIARREGIRLAAPFNAAPTAWRRADLSRALAAIRCGAASVQRAAAQFGIPTGARRAPPRSETCAGTLYGRCKREGIELSRSNPTPWSEDAMEEALEAVRVGQMSINQAAIHFNLPYSSLYGRFKRCKYQPVQGQPPQQELPKPPESESQPQDMYYQQLTHTHTEPEAQNPYMNDIESHSLQPLHYGQMYYSPCHVTS
- the LOC125069256 gene encoding uncharacterized protein LOC125069256 isoform X3 → MLNIAACRFAYLLQKICKLQEMPGTNTFQVKCEPLSDEEESTALFTKTYFNDHRSTLDYVPIKLETNPRVDENASSNLLHHLQQCVQGSLEELAPAPAGPAATPVCEHVPAPRDASLATLEPAHAHDVGSSLISRHMEMMNTTEVADSAEFVPLMSIKDEPTSEGEQHQLSSDDTSDSNGPPQETGSRGSPKSWTQRDMDQALEALRKHHMSLTKASSRFGIPSTTLWQRAHRLGIDTPKKDGAAKSWGAADLARALAALRAGALSANKASKAYGIPSSTLYKIARREGIRLAAPFNAAPTAWRRADLSRALAAIRCGAASVQRAAAQFGIPTGARRAPPRSETCAGTLYGRCKREGIELSRSNPTPWSEDAMEEALEAVRVGQMSINQAAIHFNLPYSSLYGRFKRCKYQPVQGQPPQQELPKPPESESQPQDMYYQQLTHTHTEPEAQNPYMNDIESHSLQPLHYGQMYYSPCHVTS
- the LOC125069256 gene encoding uncharacterized protein LOC125069256 isoform X5, which translates into the protein MPGTNTFQVKCEPLSDEEESTALFTKTYFNDHRSTLDYVPIKLETNPRVDENASSNLLHHLQQCVQGSLEELAPAPAGPAATPVCEHVPAPRDASLATLEPAHAHDVGSSLISRHMEMMNTTEVADSAEFVPLMSIKDEPTSEGEQHQLSSDDTSDSNGPPQETGSRGSPKSWTQRDMDQALEALRKHHMSLTKASSRFGIPSTTLWQRAHRLGIDTPKKDGAAKSWGAADLARALAALRAGALSANKASKAYGIPSSTLYKIARREGIRLAAPFNAAPTAWRRADLSRALAAIRCGAASVQRAAAQFGIPTGARRAPPRSETCAGTLYGRCKREGIELSRSNPTPWSEDAMEEALEAVRVGQMSINQAAIHFNLPYSSLYGRFKRCKYQPVQGQPPQQELPKPPESESQPQDMYYQQLTHTHTEPEAQNPYMNDIESHSLQPLHYGQMYYSPCHVTS
- the LOC125069256 gene encoding uncharacterized protein LOC125069256 isoform X1 gives rise to the protein MPIVQFLRYFEEVESFLIGSQTLVEMPGTNTFQVKCEPLSDEEESTALFTKTYFNDHRSTLDYVPIKLETNPRVDENASSNLLHHLQQCVQGSLEELAPAPAGPAATPVCEHVPAPRDASLATLEPAHAHDVGSSLISRHMEMMNTTEVADSAEFVPLMSIKDEPTSEGEQHQLSSDDTSDSNGPPQETGSRGSPKSWTQRDMDQALEALRKHHMSLTKASSRFGIPSTTLWQRAHRLGIDTPKKDGAAKSWGAADLARALAALRAGALSANKASKAYGIPSSTLYKIARREGIRLAAPFNAAPTAWRRADLSRALAAIRCGAASVQRAAAQFGIPTGARRAPPRSETCAGTLYGRCKREGIELSRSNPTPWSEDAMEEALEAVRVGQMSINQAAIHFNLPYSSLYGRFKRCKYQPVQGQPPQQELPKPPESESQPQDMYYQQLTHTHTEPEAQNPYMNDIESHSLQPLHYGQMYYSPCHVTS
- the LOC125069256 gene encoding uncharacterized protein LOC125069256 isoform X4, with the translated sequence MPIVQFLRYFEEVESFLIGSQTLVEMPGTNTFQVKCEPLSDEEESTALFTKTYFNDHRSTLDYVPIKLETNPRVDENASSNLLHHLQQCVQGSLEELAPAPAGPAATPVCEHVPAPRDASLATLEPAHAHDVGSSLISRHMEMMNTTEVADSAEFVPLMSIKDEPTSEGEQHQLSSDDTSDSNGPPQETGSRGSPKSWTQRDMDQALEALRKHHMSLTKASSRFGIPSTTLWQRAHRLGIDTPKKDGAAKSWGAADLARALAALRAGALSANKASKAYGIPSSTLYKIARREGIRLAAPFNAAPTAWRRADLSRALAAIRCGAASVQRAAAQFGIPTGTLYGRCKREGIELSRSNPTPWSEDAMEEALEAVRVGQMSINQAAIHFNLPYSSLYGRFKRCKYQPVQGQPPQQELPKPPESESQPQDMYYQQLTHTHTEPEAQNPYMNDIESHSLQPLHYGQMYYSPCHVTS